One part of the Streptomyces nigra genome encodes these proteins:
- the tgmB gene encoding ATP-grasp ribosomal peptide maturase, with the protein MTVLILTNEEDVTADMVVVHLHATGVPVVRLDPADLTGGVALSGEYAYGAFHGHLSSGGRTVALSGLRSVWVRRPGSAATRAAAPSPWLTEEAGQALYGMLRAGELRWMNHPDAARRARYKPWQLRLAQRCGLPVPATLITTFPQAAREFAARHPDLVVKPVSGAHPQDPPRAVPTSRVAPDADFSAVAFGPTLLQRRIVKRADIRLTAVGGRLLAARKPTGADAEVDVRFAKSDSPWEPVEVRPRVAEAVQSYLRQAGLAYGAFDFAEDADGIWWFLECNQSGQFGFIEVDTGQPIARTIAEWLAAPAPGRSAHTDGTDATMV; encoded by the coding sequence ATGACCGTCTTGATTCTGACCAACGAAGAGGACGTGACGGCGGACATGGTGGTCGTGCATCTGCACGCCACCGGTGTTCCGGTGGTCCGGCTCGATCCCGCCGACCTGACCGGCGGTGTCGCCCTGTCCGGCGAGTACGCGTACGGCGCCTTCCACGGGCATCTGTCGTCGGGTGGGCGGACGGTGGCCCTGAGCGGCCTGCGGTCGGTCTGGGTGCGCCGGCCGGGCAGCGCGGCGACGCGGGCCGCAGCGCCCTCGCCGTGGCTCACGGAGGAGGCCGGGCAGGCCCTCTACGGCATGTTGCGGGCCGGTGAACTGCGCTGGATGAACCATCCGGACGCGGCCCGCCGGGCCCGCTACAAGCCGTGGCAGCTGCGGCTCGCCCAGCGCTGCGGGCTGCCCGTCCCCGCCACGCTGATCACGACCTTCCCGCAGGCCGCCCGGGAGTTCGCCGCGCGGCACCCGGATCTCGTGGTGAAGCCGGTGTCGGGCGCGCACCCGCAGGACCCGCCGCGCGCGGTGCCGACGAGCAGGGTGGCCCCGGACGCGGACTTCTCCGCCGTGGCGTTCGGGCCGACGCTGCTGCAGCGGCGGATCGTCAAGCGCGCCGACATCCGGCTGACCGCGGTCGGCGGGCGGCTGCTGGCGGCCCGTAAGCCGACCGGCGCCGACGCCGAGGTCGACGTCCGGTTCGCGAAGTCGGACAGCCCGTGGGAGCCCGTCGAGGTGCGGCCACGGGTCGCAGAAGCCGTCCAGTCCTACCTCCGGCAGGCCGGACTCGCCTACGGGGCCTTCGACTTCGCCGAGGACGCCGACGGGATCTGGTGGTTCCTGGAGTGCAACCAGTCCGGCCAGTTCGGGTTCATCGAGGTGGACACCGGTCAGCCGATCGCCCGGACCATCGCCGAGTGGCTCGCCGCCCCGGCACCGGGGCGGTCCGCGCACACCGACGGCACCGACGCGACGATGGTCTGA
- a CDS encoding transferase, protein MNTQSAPTAPPAIACTADADGRITFHVVPPDPAAFPSPRLLLRLRPRKGQPEESLRELDLTVGGDGRLTAVLDPLPDLPEGRWDLYLLPEPDGERVRSRPGLRDLRALVAGHLRDRPAPVAVRIPYVTKDGYLALRTWLRDAHAEVAGIDVTDRSTTVRARLHGASLTEGGCVLLRLRGGKGVERTVAPQPGTDGRDLAFTVDHADLLAEGGTGDRVWDVFVRPGAGDDTAVIRAGRLLDDVADRKEIFVYPAATAGEFAVRPYYTVDNDLAVEVLRRT, encoded by the coding sequence ATGAACACGCAGTCGGCACCCACCGCACCGCCCGCCATAGCCTGCACGGCCGACGCGGACGGCCGGATCACCTTCCACGTCGTCCCACCCGACCCGGCGGCCTTCCCGTCCCCCCGGCTGCTGCTGCGCCTGCGCCCCAGGAAGGGACAGCCGGAGGAGAGCCTCCGGGAACTCGACCTCACCGTGGGCGGCGACGGACGGCTGACCGCCGTCCTCGACCCGCTGCCCGACCTGCCCGAGGGCCGCTGGGACCTCTACCTGCTGCCCGAACCGGACGGCGAGCGCGTGCGGTCCCGTCCCGGCCTCCGTGACCTGCGCGCCCTCGTGGCCGGGCACCTCCGCGACCGGCCGGCACCGGTGGCCGTCCGCATTCCCTACGTCACCAAGGACGGGTATCTCGCGCTGCGCACCTGGCTGCGCGATGCCCACGCCGAGGTCGCCGGCATCGACGTCACCGACCGGTCCACCACCGTCAGGGCCCGGCTGCACGGGGCCTCGCTCACCGAAGGGGGCTGCGTGCTGCTGCGCCTGCGCGGCGGCAAGGGCGTCGAGCGAACCGTCGCCCCGCAACCCGGCACCGACGGCCGCGACCTCGCCTTCACGGTCGACCACGCGGACCTGCTCGCCGAGGGCGGGACGGGCGACCGGGTCTGGGACGTCTTCGTCCGGCCCGGGGCCGGGGACGACACCGCCGTGATCCGCGCAGGCCGGCTGCTCGACGACGTGGCGGACCGCAAGGAGATCTTCGTGTATCCCGCCGCCACGGCGGGGGAGTTCGCGGTGCGCCCCTACTACACGGTCGACAACGACCTGGCGGTCGAGGTGCTGCGGCGGACCTGA
- a CDS encoding glycosyltransferase — translation MKISFLLHNAYGIGGTITTTFNLAQALADRHDVEIVSVLRHRERPNHTLDPRVALRPLVDLRQEKDHPLHQRPAKVFPVAEYRYHQYSELTDRRIGEALAATDAEVVIGTRPGLNVHLARQAPEHVLRVGQEHLTLDNHPPRLRTALRRAYRRLDVLTTVTEADAAAYRRKMRLPGVRVEALPNSVPDPVLPAADGTAKVIVAAGRLVPVKRYDLLIEAFATVAAAHPDWQLRIYGKGEEHTRLRRLIERLGLCDNAFLMGAAAPMEAEWVKGSIGATAANFEPFGMTIVEAMRCGLPVVSTDCPYGPAEIIEDGADGRLVPVGDRDALAAALLDLVRDDDLRRRMGRAALDNARRFGPVPVVEQAERLIEAAATARRTGRPPAPPEPARLRRALAGHGFAARDAAYAAASAARRTIRGGK, via the coding sequence ATGAAGATCTCTTTCCTGCTGCACAACGCCTACGGGATAGGGGGCACGATCACCACCACCTTCAACCTGGCCCAGGCACTCGCGGACCGGCACGACGTGGAGATCGTCTCGGTGCTGCGGCACCGGGAACGCCCCAACCACACCCTGGACCCGCGTGTGGCGCTGCGCCCGCTGGTGGACCTGCGGCAGGAGAAGGACCACCCTCTGCACCAGCGGCCGGCCAAGGTCTTCCCCGTCGCCGAGTACCGGTACCACCAGTACAGCGAGCTGACGGACCGCCGGATCGGCGAGGCCCTGGCCGCCACCGACGCCGAGGTCGTCATCGGCACCCGCCCCGGCCTCAACGTCCACCTGGCACGGCAGGCACCCGAGCACGTCCTGCGCGTCGGGCAGGAGCACCTCACCCTCGACAACCACCCGCCCCGGCTGCGCACCGCACTGCGCCGCGCCTACCGCCGGCTCGACGTGCTCACCACCGTCACCGAGGCCGACGCCGCCGCCTACCGGCGCAAGATGCGGCTGCCGGGCGTCCGGGTGGAGGCACTGCCCAACAGCGTGCCCGACCCCGTGCTGCCCGCCGCGGACGGCACCGCCAAGGTGATCGTCGCGGCCGGACGGCTCGTCCCCGTCAAGCGCTACGACCTGCTCATCGAGGCCTTCGCGACGGTCGCCGCCGCTCATCCGGACTGGCAGCTGCGCATCTACGGCAAGGGCGAGGAGCACACCCGGCTGCGCCGGCTCATCGAACGGCTCGGACTCTGTGACAACGCCTTCCTGATGGGCGCCGCCGCACCGATGGAGGCGGAGTGGGTCAAGGGCTCGATCGGGGCCACCGCCGCCAACTTCGAGCCCTTCGGCATGACCATCGTCGAGGCCATGCGCTGCGGGCTGCCCGTGGTGAGCACCGACTGCCCGTACGGCCCCGCCGAGATCATCGAGGACGGCGCCGACGGACGGCTCGTCCCTGTCGGCGACCGCGACGCCCTGGCCGCCGCGCTGCTGGACCTCGTCCGCGACGACGATCTGCGCCGCCGTATGGGCCGTGCCGCCCTGGACAACGCGCGCCGCTTCGGACCCGTCCCCGTGGTCGAGCAGGCCGAGCGTCTGATCGAGGCGGCGGCGACGGCTCGCAGGACCGGCCGGCCCCCGGCGCCACCGGAACCGGCACGACTGCGCCGGGCCTTGGCCGGACACGGCTTCGCCGCCCGGGACGCCGCCTACGCCGCGGCCTCCGCCGCACGCCGCACGATCCGCGGAGGCAAGTGA
- the tgmA gene encoding putative ATP-grasp-modified RiPP, whose protein sequence is MQPFALNYARPAAELEITAVYVYDSGLQLNVLRDGRIAARDHALLRELGTTTSTAGSKTHFDD, encoded by the coding sequence TCGCGCTCAACTACGCACGACCGGCAGCGGAGTTGGAGATCACCGCTGTGTACGTCTACGACTCCGGTCTGCAGTTGAACGTGCTGCGTGACGGGCGCATAGCCGCCCGCGACCACGCGCTCTTGCGGGAGTTGGGCACCACGACGTCCACGGCGGGATCCAAGACCCACTTCGACGACTGA
- a CDS encoding DUF2269 family protein — MTKFLLTLHVLAAILAVGPVTVAASMFPPAARRVPAADGAVEVGTVRLLHRICRAYAALGVSVPLLGLATALAMGVLGSGWLIASIALTAAAAGLLVAFVLPRQEELLEDLDAGRTVDRPATVRLAMFTGIFNLLWATVTVLMIVRPGSTTGA; from the coding sequence ATGACGAAGTTCCTGCTCACCCTGCACGTCCTGGCCGCCATCCTGGCCGTCGGACCCGTCACCGTGGCCGCCAGCATGTTCCCGCCCGCCGCGCGGCGCGTCCCGGCGGCGGACGGCGCGGTCGAGGTGGGCACGGTCCGGCTGCTGCACCGCATCTGCCGGGCGTACGCCGCCCTCGGGGTGTCGGTGCCCCTGCTCGGTCTCGCCACCGCGCTGGCCATGGGCGTGCTCGGCAGCGGCTGGCTGATCGCGTCGATCGCGCTGACCGCGGCCGCCGCCGGTCTTCTCGTCGCGTTCGTCCTGCCCCGCCAGGAGGAACTGCTGGAGGACCTGGACGCCGGACGGACCGTCGACCGTCCCGCGACGGTCCGGCTCGCCATGTTCACCGGGATCTTCAACCTGCTGTGGGCCACCGTCACCGTCCTGATGATCGTCCGGCCGGGCTCCACGACGGGCGCCTGA
- a CDS encoding GlxA family transcriptional regulator, giving the protein MHTVAILVLDDVVPFDLAAPFQLFSWARLPDGRRPYRVRLCAERPEVRTEGFGLRIDRGLDGLADADTVVVPGCDHSGPPSDAVVAALREAARAGTRIASVCTGAFVLAEAGLLDGLRATTHWMATDELARRFPAVKVEPDVLYVDNGSVLTSAGAAAGLDMCLHMIRGDLGSAVAAHCARMSVVPLEREGGQAQFIVHENPPVPRGSVLEPVLEWIEDNLAGEVTVAAMAERVGMSERTFGRRFREQTGTTPLQWLLRARVRRAQYLLENSDHTVERIARQAGFGSPTAFRERFRRVVGTTPYAYRSAFQGRTVSQASSVTVG; this is encoded by the coding sequence ATGCACACCGTGGCGATCCTGGTCCTCGACGACGTGGTGCCGTTCGATCTGGCGGCGCCCTTCCAGCTGTTCAGCTGGGCCCGGCTGCCGGACGGACGCCGTCCCTACCGGGTGCGGCTGTGCGCCGAGCGGCCCGAGGTGCGGACGGAGGGCTTCGGCCTGCGGATCGACCGGGGTCTCGACGGGCTCGCGGACGCGGACACCGTCGTCGTGCCGGGCTGCGACCACTCCGGGCCGCCCTCGGACGCGGTCGTGGCGGCACTGCGCGAGGCGGCGCGGGCCGGCACCCGGATCGCCTCCGTGTGCACGGGCGCCTTCGTGCTGGCCGAGGCCGGGCTGCTGGACGGGTTGCGTGCGACCACCCACTGGATGGCCACCGACGAACTGGCCCGGCGCTTCCCCGCCGTGAAGGTGGAGCCCGACGTGCTCTACGTGGACAACGGCTCCGTCCTCACCTCGGCCGGGGCCGCCGCGGGGCTGGACATGTGCCTGCACATGATCCGCGGCGACCTGGGCTCGGCGGTGGCCGCGCACTGCGCCCGGATGTCCGTGGTCCCGCTCGAACGGGAGGGCGGGCAGGCGCAGTTCATCGTCCACGAGAACCCGCCGGTGCCCCGCGGTTCGGTCCTCGAACCGGTGCTGGAGTGGATCGAGGACAACCTGGCCGGTGAGGTGACCGTCGCCGCGATGGCGGAGCGCGTCGGCATGAGCGAACGCACCTTCGGCCGTCGCTTCCGTGAGCAGACCGGGACGACTCCGCTGCAATGGCTGCTGCGGGCGCGGGTGCGCAGGGCCCAGTACCTGCTGGAGAACAGCGACCACACGGTCGAACGCATCGCCCGGCAGGCCGGGTTCGGCTCGCCGACCGCGTTCCGCGAGCGCTTCCGCCGGGTGGTCGGCACCACGCCGTACGCGTATCGCTCCGCCTTTCAGGGAAGAACGGTCTCTCAGGCGTCTTCGGTAACGGTGGGATAA
- a CDS encoding aldo/keto reductase, whose protein sequence is MHTRRIGDVEVSAIGLGGMPMSIEGRPDEERSLATLHAALDAGVTLIDTADAYHRDADEVGHNETLIAKALASHDRGQDVLVATKGGHLRPGDGSWTLDGSPRHLKEACEASLRRLGVEAIGLYQFHRPDPKVPYAESVGAVRELLDEGKIRMAGISNANPDQIREADEILGGRLVSVQNQFSPAFRSSEPELRLCDERGIAFLPWSPLGGIAKARELGSAYAPFARVAEAHGVSPQQVCLAWMLAKSPVVVPIPGSSRPETIRDSLAAAELRLTDEEFAELDAV, encoded by the coding sequence ATGCACACCCGCCGTATCGGGGACGTCGAGGTCAGCGCCATCGGACTGGGCGGAATGCCCATGTCCATCGAGGGACGCCCGGACGAGGAGCGGTCCCTCGCCACGCTGCACGCCGCGCTGGACGCGGGCGTCACCCTCATCGACACGGCCGACGCCTACCACCGCGACGCCGACGAGGTCGGCCACAACGAGACCCTGATCGCCAAGGCCCTCGCCTCCCACGACCGGGGCCAGGACGTCCTGGTCGCCACGAAGGGCGGCCATCTGCGCCCCGGCGACGGCAGCTGGACGCTCGACGGCAGCCCCCGGCACCTCAAGGAGGCCTGCGAGGCGTCCCTGCGCCGGCTCGGCGTCGAGGCCATCGGCCTCTACCAGTTCCACCGCCCCGACCCGAAGGTGCCGTACGCCGAGTCCGTCGGAGCCGTCCGCGAGCTGCTCGACGAGGGCAAGATCCGTATGGCCGGCATCTCCAACGCGAACCCCGACCAGATCCGGGAGGCCGACGAGATCCTCGGCGGCCGGCTGGTGTCCGTGCAGAACCAGTTCTCCCCGGCGTTCCGCTCCAGCGAGCCCGAGCTGCGCCTGTGCGACGAGCGCGGTATCGCGTTCCTGCCGTGGAGCCCGCTCGGCGGCATCGCCAAGGCCCGTGAACTCGGCTCCGCCTACGCCCCGTTCGCCCGGGTCGCCGAGGCGCACGGGGTGAGCCCGCAGCAGGTCTGCCTGGCCTGGATGCTCGCCAAGTCCCCGGTGGTCGTGCCGATCCCGGGCTCCAGCAGGCCCGAGACCATCCGCGACTCCCTCGCGGCGGCCGAACTGCGGCTCACCGACGAGGAGTTCGCCGAACTCGACGCCGTGTGA